A region from the Candidatus Electrothrix scaldis genome encodes:
- a CDS encoding chemotaxis protein CheB produces the protein MSDISKILIVDDDLTFVNDLCEVLSAYSQYKVLTATNKGDEIFALKKEKIAVLVVNLNAQNIDALALLSLVSSSYRHIQCIVMISEEHRSLESVRDCHFKDSIYLYLVKPSNLETIGCAVLEGLQRLDENDYHPGIFVGKIVSFVEALQKTCRIRVHFGSKKQGVLFFENGMLVNASCENKQGVEAALEIFDWPPLGFTEEPPEENVEQLITAKGLETILITSRLKKEAAGNTFGGGEGASCPISRADQKINLFIVDDSRMMRKVIANIFKDSPVVEVVGEAENGEEALQIIPQLKPDVVTLDVEMPVMDGLTTIKHLMIQAPTPTVMLSSMTVEGAEVTFDALKYGAVDFVAKPSNTGNANLEEQTSEIDRKVRLAAEVEIEAVKYVRAVSQEKKDALALALAEKKCERLVALGAAEGGYGSLLKILPHLTAKYPVGYLVMLYAPSRHLDSFAKYVNKLSSLIIRRAENDAKIEAGVCYLASGEEYLTIREVEGEMILHLSAAPFATRRGSIDMLFYSMAERVKEKSVAVVLSGMGEDGGEGMEEVLRVGGTGIIQDPTVSLYREMPAMVAARCPEAELVSDTGIPKSIEKAIAL, from the coding sequence ATGTCTGATATATCAAAAATCCTCATAGTTGATGATGATCTGACTTTTGTTAATGATCTCTGCGAGGTACTGTCTGCTTACAGCCAGTACAAAGTATTAACTGCCACCAATAAGGGTGACGAGATATTTGCCTTAAAAAAAGAGAAAATAGCCGTCTTGGTTGTGAATCTTAATGCGCAGAATATCGACGCCCTAGCCCTCCTTTCCCTGGTTTCTTCTTCCTATCGGCACATCCAATGCATTGTTATGATCTCAGAGGAACACCGTTCTCTAGAGTCGGTGCGGGATTGTCATTTTAAAGACTCGATTTACCTCTATCTGGTGAAACCCTCTAATTTGGAAACTATCGGGTGTGCAGTACTTGAGGGGCTTCAGCGTCTTGATGAAAATGATTACCATCCTGGCATCTTTGTCGGGAAAATCGTGTCCTTTGTTGAGGCCTTACAGAAAACCTGCCGTATTCGTGTGCATTTCGGCAGTAAGAAGCAGGGCGTTTTGTTCTTTGAAAATGGCATGCTGGTCAATGCTTCCTGCGAGAATAAACAGGGGGTGGAAGCAGCCCTGGAGATCTTTGACTGGCCACCTCTGGGATTTACAGAAGAACCGCCGGAAGAGAATGTAGAGCAACTCATCACTGCCAAGGGACTGGAAACCATTTTGATCACCTCCCGTCTTAAAAAAGAAGCTGCTGGCAACACCTTTGGTGGCGGGGAGGGAGCAAGTTGCCCCATCTCAAGGGCGGATCAGAAAATTAATTTGTTTATTGTTGATGACTCCAGGATGATGCGAAAGGTCATTGCCAATATTTTCAAGGACAGCCCGGTGGTGGAGGTTGTGGGCGAGGCAGAGAACGGCGAAGAGGCTCTGCAAATTATTCCCCAACTCAAGCCGGATGTGGTGACCCTGGATGTGGAAATGCCGGTCATGGACGGGCTGACAACGATCAAGCATCTGATGATCCAGGCCCCTACACCTACAGTTATGCTCAGTTCTATGACCGTAGAAGGGGCGGAGGTGACCTTCGATGCCCTCAAATACGGAGCGGTCGACTTTGTTGCAAAGCCCTCCAATACCGGTAATGCCAACCTGGAAGAGCAGACCAGCGAAATAGACCGCAAGGTTCGCTTGGCTGCGGAGGTTGAGATTGAGGCGGTGAAATATGTTAGGGCTGTTAGTCAGGAGAAAAAAGATGCCCTTGCTCTTGCCCTTGCAGAAAAGAAATGCGAACGGCTTGTTGCGCTGGGTGCAGCAGAAGGGGGCTATGGATCTCTCCTGAAGATTTTACCCCATCTGACCGCAAAGTATCCGGTAGGGTATCTGGTGATGCTTTACGCCCCTTCCCGCCATCTGGATTCCTTTGCTAAGTATGTCAATAAGCTTTCATCCTTGATTATCCGTCGGGCAGAGAACGATGCCAAGATTGAAGCCGGAGTGTGTTATCTGGCCTCAGGAGAGGAGTATTTGACTATTCGTGAGGTGGAGGGGGAAATGATTCTCCATCTCTCTGCAGCACCCTTTGCCACCCGAAGGGGGTCTATCGATATGCTGTTCTATTCAATGGCTGAACGGGTCAAGGAAAAGAGTGTGGCTGTTGTGCTATCCGGGATGGGTGAGGACGGCGGAGAAGGTATGGAAGAAGTACTGCGCGTGGGCGGAACCGGAATTATTCAGGACCCGACAGTGAGCCTGTATCGGGAGATGCCTGCAATGGTGGCTGCCCGTTGTCCGGAAGCAGAGTTGGTATCGGATACAGGCATTCCAAAGAGTATTGAAAAAGCAATTGCGTTGTAA
- a CDS encoding methyl-accepting chemotaxis protein has translation MKNLKRKTSGWFGGLGLRGKLVAIMLAVGLVPFLVSAFVDQLQAAKALEERAKFQLDSIRELKKSQVASYLSEAHDDVSMLGEVLQGLRGDAIAKVQALEAVKKGALERYMKKRFSDATMMAANLSTMNAVQEFAEAFREEGGRVGGSLWNGYKEKYGPMYKTYVEQHGYYDVFLISASGDIVYTVAGESDLGQNVVEGSLRTSGLGRVFAKAQKGVAIEDYSPYAPSNNKQALFIAAPIMEEGRFLGVAAFQIPASEINGIVQERQGMVASFESFLVANPASPTLVSDRIVKEGRIGDLIKLRAAETVLAGKADVDYEIGSTGLFELATFVPVDIPGLNWGLITTGTFADVVNPTHAGEAEDLMTKYQKAYSYFDLYLIDPTGFCYYSVKKEQEYLNNLLTGDLKDTNLGRLVRQVKDSRQVQMADYALYEPANKPLAFLAGPVVSKGELVSIVAIRITNDDLQALVDQRTGLGETGETFLIGEDHLARTNSRLGLTLYESKLTATIVQDAFRSEGGVTEESVDYRNQPILSSATKLGLPKILNTKFDWVVEAKIDKAEALAAITNLRIQAGIFGVVILLVVGVIAWFVGTGFARPIVEIARVVRQVAAERDLTLKVESTTSDEIGEMADEFNNMLVELNAAFSEVQSVSLAVAENAQNVAGRASANRDRAEVEAKQSEKTRELLQTMGQTAGQVAEGAKAQQQGAQRSQQTIAELLQSMDTVSNAVIKQSEEAETATDRVGAMGETGARVVATSNEQGKMVMQVTASINEITAAVRNMGQAVESATAQGQESLKAAQDGRAAVENTVAGMRAIAESSGQISEIIGVITEIAEQTNLLALNAAIEAARAGAHGKGFAVVADEVGKLAQRSSEAAKEITQLIKDSTASVDAGTRYSEELQDALAKIDASGRNNMHSIEEIASVAQVVESDIQNVQTLVQELNKLAEDISRMAGEQGARRQAAEAALSSMVQQSQIISALVSEASAGSSTIDTEMREIVHRTDQLNEMVTAQGERSKNAVRIAEQSYEGAQRTVEGAGVVVSITDELRAASDRLREQVEQFKL, from the coding sequence ATGAAAAATTTGAAGAGGAAGACTTCTGGATGGTTTGGAGGTCTGGGACTTCGCGGCAAGCTGGTTGCGATCATGCTCGCCGTTGGTCTTGTGCCCTTTCTGGTCAGTGCCTTTGTTGACCAGTTGCAGGCAGCCAAGGCCCTTGAGGAGCGTGCTAAGTTCCAGCTCGACTCAATTCGGGAGCTGAAAAAATCACAGGTTGCGTCGTACCTGTCAGAGGCCCATGATGACGTGTCTATGCTGGGCGAGGTTCTTCAGGGGCTTCGTGGTGACGCTATTGCCAAGGTACAGGCTCTTGAGGCGGTTAAGAAGGGTGCCCTGGAACGATACATGAAGAAGCGTTTTTCTGATGCTACCATGATGGCGGCCAATCTCAGCACGATGAACGCTGTTCAGGAGTTTGCTGAGGCCTTTCGCGAGGAAGGCGGCAGGGTCGGTGGCAGCCTCTGGAACGGCTATAAGGAAAAATACGGCCCGATGTATAAAACCTACGTTGAACAACATGGGTATTACGATGTCTTTCTGATCTCTGCTAGCGGTGACATTGTGTACACTGTTGCCGGAGAGTCTGATCTGGGCCAGAATGTGGTTGAAGGTTCCCTGCGCACCTCCGGGCTGGGACGTGTTTTTGCCAAGGCGCAGAAGGGTGTTGCTATTGAGGACTACAGCCCTTATGCTCCGTCCAATAATAAGCAAGCGCTCTTTATTGCGGCCCCGATTATGGAAGAGGGACGTTTCCTCGGTGTTGCTGCCTTCCAGATTCCTGCCAGCGAGATTAATGGTATCGTGCAGGAGCGTCAGGGTATGGTGGCTTCCTTTGAGTCCTTCCTGGTTGCGAATCCGGCATCACCCACGCTGGTCTCTGACCGCATTGTCAAAGAGGGACGGATCGGTGACCTGATAAAGCTCAGAGCTGCTGAGACAGTACTGGCCGGAAAAGCCGATGTTGACTATGAAATCGGTTCTACAGGGCTCTTTGAGCTGGCAACATTCGTTCCTGTAGACATTCCTGGTCTGAACTGGGGACTGATCACTACTGGTACCTTTGCTGACGTTGTTAACCCGACCCATGCAGGCGAAGCAGAGGACCTGATGACCAAGTATCAGAAAGCCTATAGCTATTTTGATCTTTACCTCATTGATCCTACCGGATTCTGCTATTACTCTGTGAAGAAGGAACAGGAGTATCTGAACAATCTCCTGACCGGAGATCTGAAAGACACCAATTTGGGACGTTTGGTCCGTCAGGTTAAGGACAGCCGGCAGGTTCAGATGGCGGACTATGCTTTGTATGAGCCAGCTAATAAACCCCTGGCCTTTCTCGCAGGCCCGGTTGTTTCCAAGGGAGAGCTGGTTTCCATCGTTGCTATCCGTATTACCAACGACGACCTGCAGGCCCTGGTTGACCAGCGGACCGGTCTCGGTGAGACTGGTGAGACCTTCCTGATCGGTGAGGATCATTTGGCCCGTACCAACTCCCGTCTTGGTCTGACTCTATATGAATCCAAACTGACTGCAACAATCGTTCAGGATGCCTTTCGATCAGAGGGCGGTGTAACTGAGGAGTCTGTTGACTATCGTAATCAACCTATCCTTTCTTCTGCAACCAAGCTGGGTCTGCCTAAGATCCTGAATACAAAGTTTGACTGGGTTGTTGAGGCCAAGATTGATAAAGCCGAGGCCCTGGCAGCGATTACTAATCTGCGTATCCAGGCGGGAATTTTCGGTGTTGTTATTCTGCTTGTTGTCGGTGTTATTGCCTGGTTCGTGGGAACGGGTTTTGCTCGTCCTATTGTTGAAATCGCCCGCGTTGTACGTCAGGTTGCTGCGGAACGTGACCTTACCCTGAAAGTCGAGTCTACCACTTCTGATGAGATCGGCGAGATGGCGGACGAGTTTAACAACATGCTGGTTGAGTTGAACGCAGCATTCTCCGAGGTACAGAGCGTATCCCTGGCGGTTGCTGAGAACGCGCAGAACGTGGCCGGTCGCGCATCCGCGAACAGGGATCGTGCCGAAGTCGAGGCCAAGCAGTCCGAGAAAACACGAGAGCTACTCCAGACGATGGGTCAGACCGCCGGACAGGTTGCTGAGGGCGCCAAGGCGCAGCAGCAGGGTGCGCAGCGTTCCCAGCAGACCATCGCCGAGCTGCTCCAATCAATGGACACCGTAAGTAATGCGGTTATCAAACAGTCTGAAGAGGCAGAAACAGCTACTGACCGCGTTGGTGCGATGGGTGAGACAGGTGCCCGCGTTGTGGCCACTTCCAATGAGCAGGGTAAAATGGTTATGCAGGTAACTGCATCCATTAACGAAATTACCGCAGCTGTACGGAACATGGGCCAGGCGGTAGAATCTGCTACAGCCCAGGGTCAGGAGTCTTTGAAAGCTGCTCAGGACGGTCGTGCTGCTGTGGAAAACACAGTTGCTGGTATGCGTGCTATTGCTGAGTCCTCTGGACAGATCTCTGAAATCATCGGCGTTATCACTGAGATCGCCGAGCAAACAAACTTGCTGGCTTTGAACGCTGCCATTGAGGCTGCTCGTGCCGGTGCGCATGGTAAAGGTTTCGCGGTTGTTGCTGACGAGGTTGGTAAACTGGCGCAACGCTCCTCTGAAGCTGCAAAAGAAATTACCCAGCTGATTAAGGACTCTACTGCCAGCGTTGACGCAGGAACCCGCTATTCCGAAGAACTGCAGGACGCTCTTGCTAAGATTGATGCCAGCGGTCGTAACAACATGCACTCCATTGAGGAGATTGCCTCTGTTGCCCAGGTTGTTGAAAGTGACATTCAGAACGTTCAGACTCTTGTTCAGGAACTGAACAAATTGGCAGAAGATATCTCCAGAATGGCTGGTGAGCAGGGTGCTCGTCGTCAGGCTGCTGAGGCAGCGCTGTCCTCAATGGTTCAGCAGTCTCAGATCATTAGTGCGCTGGTATCTGAAGCAAGTGCCGGTTCCAGTACCATTGACACTGAGATGCGTGAAATTGTGCATCGTACAGATCAGCTGAACGAAATGGTTACTGCTCAGGGTGAGCGTTCCAAGAATGCGGTAAGGATTGCCGAGCAATCCTATGAGGGTGCGCAAAGAACAGTTGAAGGAGCTGGTGTGGTTGTGTCCATTACCGATGAGCTCCGGGCTGCTTCTGACAGGCTGCGCGAGCAGGTTGAGCAGTTTAAACTGTAA
- a CDS encoding chemotaxis protein CheW — translation MADTFAAAKVTEQEEKEQLMQLVGFTIGNEQFGVDILMVQEIIRSAPITSVPNSPDFIEGVINLRGNIIPVIELRKRLNLYQEGTSSKDTWILILDINSRVTGFIVDSVTRVLKIMESTIEPPPEVVVAGLANQYIRGVCDIGEGLLILLDFNRILLADELKLLKSMNGE, via the coding sequence ATGGCTGATACTTTTGCAGCTGCCAAGGTGACCGAGCAGGAAGAAAAAGAACAGCTTATGCAGCTGGTCGGATTTACCATCGGCAATGAGCAATTCGGGGTAGACATCCTCATGGTACAGGAGATTATTCGGTCTGCTCCTATTACATCGGTACCGAATTCACCTGACTTTATTGAAGGTGTTATTAACCTGCGCGGTAATATTATTCCTGTTATTGAATTACGGAAGCGGCTTAACCTTTATCAGGAAGGAACATCCTCAAAAGATACCTGGATATTGATTCTAGATATTAACAGTAGAGTGACTGGGTTTATTGTCGATTCTGTTACCAGGGTACTCAAAATTATGGAAAGTACTATTGAGCCTCCGCCTGAAGTTGTTGTTGCCGGGCTTGCCAATCAGTATATCAGAGGTGTCTGCGATATCGGTGAAGGATTGCTGATCCTTCTTGATTTTAATCGTATCCTTCTTGCAGATGAATTAAAGCTGCTTAAGTCAATGAACGGAGAATAA
- a CDS encoding response regulator, translated as MSKRVLIVDDSSMMRKMIAKLLQPPGHIVVGQAKNGLEAIELYKSLKPDIVTMDITMREMDGLAAAREILNFDSSAHIIFLSNLDEDVYRAEVEALGARGFASKHKAREILEMIEKTEAGD; from the coding sequence ATGAGTAAGAGAGTCCTTATAGTTGATGATTCATCTATGATGCGTAAGATGATAGCGAAGTTGTTGCAACCACCGGGACATATAGTCGTTGGTCAGGCAAAAAATGGTTTGGAAGCTATTGAGCTGTATAAGTCTCTGAAGCCGGATATTGTTACTATGGACATCACTATGCGTGAGATGGATGGCCTTGCAGCTGCAAGAGAAATCTTGAATTTCGACAGCTCCGCGCATATTATCTTCCTTTCTAATCTTGATGAAGACGTATATCGGGCTGAAGTTGAGGCACTTGGGGCGCGAGGGTTTGCGAGTAAGCATAAGGCGAGAGAAATTCTCGAAATGATAGAAAAAACAGAGGCGGGCGACTAG
- a CDS encoding HAMP domain-containing protein, with the protein MRAVWWKAVWAGRHKVHLKTDLSPMSTLLEAANDVSLRKKVSLFFLLNFMLTFITAAGLLYAFIYHGDETPRIFYGALCAILFVLLSIQAAAMLYFLRHIIRPLTEIQAASRLMADGHLETSNYVKRSDEIGSLGENINDLAVNMQEVLLFVWNHSQSSRDLLENIAQNLNFSLEKERGGTKIKGGVQKDIIKMHRNNEDLKSIVMSFSYFEIKLEDEKMVSDYQQESAVKIS; encoded by the coding sequence TTGCGTGCAGTTTGGTGGAAAGCAGTTTGGGCTGGTCGCCATAAGGTTCATCTTAAAACGGATTTGTCGCCTATGTCTACCTTGTTAGAGGCAGCAAACGATGTGAGCTTGAGAAAAAAAGTAAGTCTTTTTTTTCTCCTCAATTTTATGCTGACTTTCATCACCGCAGCTGGCCTTCTTTATGCATTTATTTATCATGGTGACGAGACTCCGAGAATTTTTTATGGCGCGTTATGTGCTATTCTGTTTGTGCTGTTGAGTATCCAAGCAGCTGCTATGCTGTATTTTTTAAGACACATTATCCGTCCCTTGACAGAAATACAGGCTGCAAGCAGGTTAATGGCGGATGGTCATCTGGAAACATCAAATTATGTAAAAAGGTCAGATGAGATTGGGTCGCTAGGGGAAAATATAAATGATCTGGCTGTCAATATGCAGGAGGTTTTGCTCTTCGTATGGAATCATAGCCAGTCCAGCCGGGATTTACTGGAAAATATTGCGCAAAATTTGAATTTTTCTTTGGAAAAAGAGAGGGGGGGGACAAAAATTAAGGGTGGTGTTCAAAAAGATATCATAAAGATGCATCGGAATAATGAAGATCTTAAATCTATCGTTATGTCATTTAGTTATTTTGAAATAAAATTAGAAGATGAAAAAATGGTTTCTGATTACCAGCAGGAATCTGCTGTGAAGATTTCCTGA
- a CDS encoding chemotaxis protein CheW has protein sequence MIDSSMLPDFIVEAAEHLEEMESSLLRLEQDYNDKEVLDEIFRSIHTIKGAAQFVGIERVSELSHKMENLLDLIRRSEITLNTAITDLLIAGKDRLTLLVDELERTQGEETEVADLVEQLRRIVEGDAEPEPVVDEAGGATESFEEEGLDEEPEGEQVGVLAEESMSDEYDEELYNIFLQQLKENIPFLYAQTVELSISVDKQDVLYRCSDSIKSLKSSANYMGYEKLTQHYSNWQHAIENAVEQLSSGKMPDLSFMQDYLDEIIRSFPQAMDGYSQDDVDALGSDIGEEKQDVASIDSALNSIFADEGPATATDELASMGDFDSDAEEDEEEENQGIDLDRALDSIFSDEFGGLEDEEEEEPDPLHLDDAPLVSTSTSEPVVYDNKSSQVDAGRETGVDTVPLEYELYDDEYDEELISIFLKKLKTDIEYIQARIAEYRVGGDKRTILENCHDAIGRLASSANYMEYGSLTDFCELWQGVVDGYHADIATGVDSDIAAGMQEFVDKIVGVYPQITGDNKPEELDEFDDEDVSENIFSVADESEAASEDLQSKEKEVSVPPEPPRKKEEVQETKTVAQTNNEQDDHSAGESGDKELFDKLSSALEVSEYAATTSPDSIDTVIEEIIEAPGTESRQGQDSKNDSGMDLSQLVDKVVNGGMGTSDSGAHLLDKVVASKEPEEEQEKAKEDSLDASEVEEEEVQKKSQGADTPAEEKPEEQHNEPVAVTKTVDFIKSEILKQEAEQEEKEATPTKKATVRSSIRVDADKIDYLMNQVGELVVSRAYFAQLVNEMRGLEQQLLESSGVTKGQLKPLHEFSFRLSEAGVHLGRVSNELQEGVMKVRMLPIDQLFKRYPRLVRDLVHNSDKDVKLVTKGEETELDKMVIESISDPLIHIIRNSVDHGIETIEERLRVGKPAQGTLLLEAFHESDHIVLEITDDGKGIDTARIRKKALEKSLVRKEELERMSDQELTRLIMLPGFSTAEKATKTSGRGVGMDVVKKNIEKLNGTVEIVSEVGKGTRLRIKIPLTMAIIQALMVRVGQEKFTIPLTTVEETLRVFRHEISEIEGVDVIHLRENTMPIFQLSKIYNIDRQGLDEDKMFVVVVSTGTQELGIVVDELLGQEEVVIKPLADYLRVESGFGGATILGDGGISLILDIPELVKIAKENQVLKQEQRSLNFKRKKGSTASTTQLIH, from the coding sequence ATGATAGACTCATCAATGTTACCGGATTTTATTGTTGAGGCAGCAGAACATCTTGAAGAGATGGAAAGCAGTCTTCTCCGGCTTGAACAAGATTATAATGACAAAGAAGTGCTGGATGAAATTTTTCGTTCAATCCACACTATTAAAGGCGCTGCCCAATTTGTTGGGATTGAGCGGGTTTCAGAACTGTCACATAAGATGGAGAATCTCCTTGATCTTATACGCAGAAGTGAAATTACTCTCAATACCGCAATTACAGATTTACTTATTGCAGGTAAGGATCGCCTAACGCTTTTGGTTGACGAGCTTGAGCGTACTCAGGGTGAGGAAACAGAGGTTGCTGACCTGGTAGAGCAGTTGCGAAGGATCGTGGAAGGAGATGCGGAACCAGAGCCTGTTGTTGATGAGGCAGGAGGTGCAACAGAGTCTTTTGAAGAGGAAGGGCTGGATGAAGAGCCTGAAGGTGAACAGGTGGGCGTGCTGGCTGAGGAAAGTATGTCCGATGAATATGATGAGGAGCTCTATAATATTTTCCTGCAACAGCTGAAAGAAAATATTCCTTTTCTCTATGCACAGACAGTTGAACTCTCCATTTCTGTAGATAAGCAGGATGTCCTTTATCGTTGCAGTGATTCCATTAAGAGCCTGAAATCCTCAGCCAATTATATGGGGTATGAGAAGCTCACTCAGCATTATTCAAATTGGCAACATGCTATTGAAAATGCGGTTGAGCAGCTTTCAAGCGGGAAAATGCCTGATTTATCTTTTATGCAGGATTATCTGGATGAGATTATACGCTCTTTTCCGCAGGCAATGGACGGATATTCCCAGGATGATGTAGATGCACTCGGAAGTGATATTGGAGAGGAAAAACAAGATGTAGCTTCTATCGATTCAGCTCTGAACTCTATTTTTGCAGATGAAGGTCCTGCTACTGCCACAGATGAACTTGCGAGCATGGGTGACTTTGACAGCGATGCGGAAGAAGATGAGGAGGAAGAAAACCAGGGAATTGATCTTGATAGAGCTCTTGACTCTATTTTTTCCGATGAGTTTGGTGGGCTTGAAGATGAGGAAGAGGAGGAACCTGATCCTCTTCATTTGGATGATGCCCCCTTGGTCAGCACCTCCACTTCTGAGCCTGTTGTGTACGATAATAAATCATCACAGGTTGATGCAGGGAGGGAGACAGGAGTTGATACGGTTCCCTTGGAATATGAGCTGTACGACGACGAGTATGATGAAGAACTCATTTCTATTTTCTTAAAAAAATTAAAGACTGATATTGAGTATATTCAAGCAAGAATCGCTGAATATCGAGTTGGTGGAGATAAAAGAACAATACTCGAAAACTGTCATGATGCTATAGGGCGCTTGGCATCGTCAGCAAATTATATGGAGTATGGGAGTCTGACGGATTTTTGTGAGCTCTGGCAGGGTGTCGTTGATGGTTATCATGCCGATATAGCAACGGGAGTTGATTCTGATATAGCAGCAGGAATGCAGGAGTTCGTTGATAAAATTGTCGGCGTATATCCGCAGATTACTGGAGATAATAAACCTGAAGAGCTAGATGAGTTTGACGATGAAGATGTAAGTGAGAATATCTTTTCAGTTGCAGATGAGTCGGAAGCAGCATCAGAGGATCTGCAGAGTAAAGAGAAAGAGGTCTCTGTGCCACCGGAGCCTCCTCGCAAGAAGGAAGAAGTTCAAGAAACAAAGACAGTTGCTCAAACGAATAACGAGCAGGATGATCATAGTGCTGGCGAATCAGGGGATAAAGAGCTTTTTGATAAATTGAGTAGCGCGTTGGAGGTGTCGGAGTATGCAGCCACAACTTCTCCTGACTCTATTGACACTGTTATTGAAGAAATTATAGAAGCTCCAGGTACAGAAAGCCGACAGGGCCAAGACAGTAAAAATGACTCGGGTATGGATCTGTCACAGCTTGTTGATAAAGTAGTGAATGGTGGCATGGGAACTTCCGACTCTGGAGCCCACCTCCTGGACAAGGTTGTGGCATCAAAAGAGCCTGAGGAAGAGCAAGAAAAGGCAAAAGAAGATTCTCTTGATGCCTCAGAAGTAGAAGAAGAGGAGGTTCAAAAGAAATCTCAGGGCGCAGACACACCGGCTGAAGAGAAGCCGGAAGAACAACATAATGAGCCTGTTGCCGTCACAAAAACAGTTGATTTTATAAAGTCTGAAATTCTTAAGCAAGAGGCGGAGCAGGAAGAAAAGGAAGCCACTCCTACTAAAAAGGCAACTGTCCGAAGCAGTATCCGAGTAGATGCTGATAAAATTGATTACTTGATGAATCAAGTAGGAGAGTTGGTTGTTAGCAGGGCTTATTTCGCGCAGCTTGTTAATGAAATGAGAGGACTGGAACAACAACTTCTTGAGTCTTCTGGTGTTACAAAGGGACAGCTGAAGCCGCTCCATGAATTTTCATTTCGCTTGAGTGAGGCTGGTGTTCATCTTGGCCGCGTGTCTAACGAGCTGCAGGAAGGCGTTATGAAGGTCCGCATGCTGCCGATTGATCAACTCTTTAAACGCTATCCTCGTTTGGTGCGGGATTTGGTCCATAATTCGGATAAGGATGTTAAGCTGGTCACCAAGGGTGAGGAGACCGAGCTGGATAAGATGGTTATTGAATCCATCTCTGATCCTCTCATACATATTATCAGAAACTCCGTTGATCATGGCATTGAGACGATAGAGGAGCGCCTGCGGGTTGGTAAGCCTGCGCAGGGGACCCTCCTCCTTGAGGCTTTTCATGAAAGTGACCACATTGTCCTGGAAATTACAGACGATGGTAAGGGAATAGATACTGCACGAATTAGGAAAAAGGCCCTTGAAAAAAGCTTAGTCAGGAAGGAAGAGTTGGAGCGGATGTCTGATCAGGAGTTAACTCGTCTGATTATGTTGCCTGGCTTCAGTACCGCAGAAAAAGCCACAAAGACCTCCGGGCGAGGTGTTGGTATGGATGTGGTGAAAAAAAATATTGAAAAATTGAATGGTACTGTTGAAATAGTTTCTGAGGTCGGAAAGGGAACGAGACTGCGGATTAAAATTCCCCTGACAATGGCGATTATTCAGGCCCTGATGGTTCGGGTTGGTCAGGAAAAATTTACTATTCCGTTGACCACTGTTGAGGAGACTCTCAGGGTTTTCCGCCATGAGATTTCTGAAATTGAAGGGGTTGATGTTATTCATCTTCGCGAAAATACAATGCCTATCTTTCAGCTGTCCAAGATTTATAATATAGATCGTCAAGGATTGGACGAAGACAAGATGTTTGTTGTCGTGGTCAGTACTGGAACGCAGGAGTTGGGTATAGTTGTTGACGAACTTCTTGGACAGGAAGAGGTCGTTATTAAGCCCTTGGCTGATTACTTGCGAGTTGAGAGTGGTTTCGGCGGTGCTACGATCCTTGGTGATGGTGGTATCTCACTTATTTTGGATATTCCTGAGCTTGTGAAGATCGCAAAAGAAAATCAAGTACTCAAGCAGGAGCAACGATCATTGAATTTTAAGCGGAAAAAAGGCAGCACTGCAAGTACAACGCAGCTGATTCATTAA